One Cydia fagiglandana chromosome 5, ilCydFagi1.1, whole genome shotgun sequence genomic window, cagtgacacgacaacttttgggttgacgccaatttcttaaaagataaccgaatttaataaaaattgaaacataaacagctctaggactcttatttatgataaaaatatatccagtgtttataaactacttttagatacttattttagagaaattgtagttttttgtcccattactggttccacgtccattatagggtccactactatactTAGGTACCTTTAAAAGAACCCGacttatatttttacattttagtgTCGCCGTCGAAGCACGTAAATAAAATCACGTTCCAATAATCATTCGCGGCCAAAAAGCCTTGACCCTTTCATGAAAAGTCCTACCCGAGACCCACATTACCGCGATTTGCTCATTTCTAGGTATACGAGGGTCGTCGGAACTAAGCATTTTAGACGCCTGAACAGTTTGTATAATCTTATTGCGCCGTGAAAACCGTGAAAAATGGATTACTTAAGTGTGCAGAGCAAATTGCCAGCATAATAGTTATAAATGTACTGCAGATGCAGTGTGTATCAAAATAAATGGAGGGTAGACATTCTGTCTTAAATATGTGTGCCTTTCacaaagttgaaaataaaaaataaatatcataatcaTTTGACGAGAATTTAACTTAGATAAAACTTGACAAAccttttactttacctactggGTAACAATATTCACAtacttaaatagataaatacattCTTAGATCTATTATAACCATCACTCCATACTCAATAAAAACAAGGACCATTAAATTTACTATGCTTTGTTATAGGTTTTCTtgtgaaatatttaaaaaaaacaatcgtAAGCCCTTTTCAGTcatgttaggtacctacctgaaTACTGTGGTTTTGGAAGGTTATGTTTCGCGATAAAGGTAAGCATAATGAACAAAGCCTTGATATTGTGCTTATAAGCTTTAGATCTTATTTAAATATTCAAATACGTGACGTGAGTACGTGGgatgaattttaatttcaatctaCATAACCAAGAAGATTCACACCTGTTACGAGTATTATCTGCGCCGCGGATTTTCAGTACCTACTGTAtagatttaataattttaataagttatttaataaatttaataatagatTTAATAAGTTTCCTCGTTATTATACTCACACGgtagtattttaattatataaatatatataactgGAAACTTGGatgtagataggtaggtatagtcaGCTAAGAAAGTgctctaccacttttcgactctatcatctgattgatagagtcgaaaagtggtagaccactttcttggctgtcCGTACGTATAGGATGttgaataattaatatttttttaaataaaataataatgtttactttaaaaaattattcaCAACAGTCTAATACGTTTAGTTAGAATTAATGTAAAATTAGCTGTAAGCACGATTAGTGAATaaacgttttttaaatataatatggtGATTTACTAATCATAATCATGCAGGGGTGTTCATTGTAATCGTAAAATACAATTCTACTCTATCTAATAAGTACTGTTACTATGTGTGTATCGGGATTTGAACCCGAGACTGGCAGCTTCGTAGACTCGATAAAACTATCGATGTTGTCACTTACTGTTTTTTTTCAGATATTCATTAGTTTGTTTATTTTACGCTTTATTAACGATAATAAAAAACAAGCGCCGTTGATAACGCATGTTCCAGTAACCTACAATCGATACCTAATCGCGTAATTTGACACAGTGCCCTATTATCAATACTATAATTGGAAATTACAAAACGTGTACGTAAACCTATATATCGGGCACGATACAAAACATGTCCCACATGTTTGCAATATTGTTTCGCTAGCTTTCAAACTGTCCCAAAAGTTGCAGATGAAAATTTTTGGACATTGCTTAATCAGAATTGTTAGTTCAGAGCATAGAGGTACATATAGAGATGAAACAGGGgagggccaaacgaccgaacgagatgcacttatggaacattcagtaggagtagcagagaaagtggtattattgcttgtccttgtcacatactcactttttgtttgttccccaccataaattttgaatggtttatggtgggcaacaaataacccgaccgaattacgtagattgtttttggtatgttgtcaggaatgttaaaacgtgtttttaatattgtcgcattgcgtatgttttgtccctcacggaggcacgcgtataccacttctataggatgctaccttctatgGTTCAGAGGCAAATTTCAGCTGAATTTTGATCGAAAATTATCACGCGTTGACGCTAAGTACATGTACTTAAATTCTAACATTACAGACTAGCTATGGTATGTTAGCAGTAGGTAATCCCCTTAATCCGGAAATGTTATCGATTTGGCTTAGGGCCTGGAATAACAGAATCTTTAGGGTATTAAGACTGAGGCATAGAGCTTAGCTACAAGCTGGAATAAATTGCTTAATGATGAGAGTTCTCTGTACTTAGTAGCAGGCTTTTGCTAAAATTGCTATATCAATCTGTTCGACAGTGTTTCCAAGTGATTATTTACTATGTGCCATTTAGATccgtaaaataaatgattaaggGGTAAGTTTTTCTAGTACTAGTAGAGATATACCTATCGGGAAAAGgctgagggaggcaacgggcgAACCCCGCGCGGAAAGCTTTCTCGCGCAgagaattgccatcgcaatccagcgcgggaacgctgcctgcgtgttgggcaccctcccgaaggcaccaaattttgataggtatttttaatttttagttttagttattttaattgtagttagttttagttttatattcctgtttaaaTATGTCgtttagtaatttaaattccacatcgatatatatacctatgtacgagtattattcagaaaataattatgttatggCTCCTAATTGGATAATTAGGAGCCATAACATACATTCAAACAACCTATATTCTTGGATAAGAATATAGGTTGTTAGGTACACTAGGTACGTTTGATACGATTATATTTTAACGATCAACATGATAAATACAATGCCTATTTATTTCAACTTTAATTAAGGACCTACCCTTGAATTTCATATTTATCTctagaattatttattttcatttaatttaccTACTTAACCTATTTTTACATTGGCTTTATGACAAAAATTAATAGGTACGAGTAcgttaagtaatattatatttaaaactgccaattaaaataaaaattaaacttaaattataataggtataacCTTATAAATCTAAATTGTCAAAAGTATCATCCAAACTACGAAATATTAATTGTTAACGTGTTACCAAAAACTTTTGCtactacataattataatttgagGTCAAGTAATCCAAGAGCAGATTCCATTGTTTTCCATGTTCTGTACCCAGGTTTAGTTGCGAGCACCTAAGTTATTGGTCCGCAACGCTTGCCGTGACTGGTGACGTCACATTCATCTaaactataaaatattaattgttaACGTGTTACCAAACACTTTTGCTGCCATTTATAATTTGAGCTCAACTAATCCAAGAGCAGATTCTATTGTTTTCCATGTTCTGTACCCAGGTTTAGTTGCGAGCACCTAAGTTAATGGTCCGCAACGCTCCCCGTGACTGCTGACGTCACATTAATCACTCACACTCCTGCGAAAGATGAGCCTGCTAATGCTTCATAATGTGTGTGTGCGTCCACCTGGAGGTTTCGTTACTGATTGTTGTCATCCGTcgcatatatatatgtattacgaTATGACCCCATTTCACTAATATGGCAATTGATAGAGGACAATTTGTCTTGCTTTTCTCCATTATTTATATTGAGCAATATTTGAAGGATCTTTAGCCTATTGTCCTGGTTAGTAAAGTTACTTCGGGCATTTGGCTTGGGATTCGCGATACGTTACGTTGCCTGCAAGGAAAAATGTTTAACACATGCAGTATATCTTATTATAACTACAACCTACATGTTTATTGTTCAcgtattattattgttattagtacctacctaattattgtATTGGTAGCCGATTCTGTTTAGCGATTTGTTATGAatatcttgttttgatacgaccttgatgaTCGTCTTGTGAATTGCGTCCTACGCACGACTTTCATTgcatttcgcatgcaccaatcagcgtgagcgatcttcaaAATTTAAACCGTAACAAACTGTTAAATCGGAATCATGTTCCGGGTTATTATACTTTTTTTGGCagatactttttagggttccgcacccaaaggtTAAAAACGGCACCCTtatactaagactccgctgtccgtcggtttgtctgtccgtctgtctgtctatctgtttgtcaccaggctgtatctcatgaaccgtaatcATTAATAGCtaataggcagttgaaattacccacagatgatgtaggtaattctgttgccgctacaacgataaatatactaaaaacagaataataatataataaatatttaagtggggctcccatacaacaaacgtgatatttttaCCGCTTGTTTGCGTAattgtatggaacccttcgtgcgcgagtccgactcgcacttggccggttttttttttaattttactcatATCGTGCAGACAGAATATGAGGCGAGACCTTCCTAATAACAGTTTGTTACGCCGCCTGTTATTGATCGCTGTTATTTGTCTCTGGCGTGCCAATAATggttgttatttttaatttctagCGAATGTGAGCGTTTCCGCTTAATTAAGCTTGTATCCTATAAAAATATAACTCCTATAGGTATAATACTTTTATCAGAAACATATGAAAATCTCAATGGATTATGCATCATTGATATGTCGCAAATTTTATCAACAATAGAAAGTAGATGCAAATGTCATACTTCAACTGACTGTAATTGAATTACTGTAGGTATAACTTATTTATTGCACTGATTTAAGGTCAACCAAAGGTCAGGTCATGGTGTTGTTTCAACGCTATCGCGTTTTCTTTAGCCTTTTCATTGCAAGGCAACAGTTATCAAAGTCATAAACATTTACTCATAACTAACACGAGGCAGCGCGATATAGGGTACGgtcttaatataaataaaaataatattttatacctaATAACTAATTATCAATAGATATTACATTATATTGGACGCGTGCGGCGATAATGGTTGTTTACGAGACGACTGGGCAAGCCCCATTTACTGGTCGAGACAGTACAAATGAACAACATTTGTTTAAAACGACAATTTATTTAGGCTACGAGTATAACTTATATTTACAAAGTACCTAACTTGCCAAAGGCACCTTTTTGTGATGAATGGTTGTtagtttgtttttagggttccgtacccaaagggtaaaacgggaccctattgctaagactccgctgtccgtccgtccgtccgtctgtcaccaggctgtatctcacgaaccgtgatacctagacagttgaaattttcacagatgatgtatttctgttgccgctataacaacaaatactaaaaagtacggaaccctcggtgggcgagtccgactcgcacttgtccggtttttttaaatcttagAGGACTCTAAGTTAATGTTAGGTACTTTAGCTGGAATTGCTCATGACTTTTAATCATTTCCAAAAAACATCGCCCTGTCGAACATGAACCTTATAAAGGACTGTTAATTTTTGTCATAGTATAAGTTTTTTATTGATTCGGATTTTTATACAGAGGCTATTTGGATTCTCAAATATCAATTTTCATCATGCCATTCCAAAAGTGGCATCCTGCTAATGttataacttaaaaaatattatgcccCGAATTACacttttacataattttattaaaatttgaacaatcaaaaattaaataaaactatgaAATGCTGGGACGTGCCCCTAGCCAGCCACATGTTCCAAGTTGAATGTAAAAACGATTAAATCTTGCTACATAAatgaaaagtaataaaaatgctTTCATTGCAACAGTATACATATAACAAAATGCAacagtattttaataaaattgttgGAGGTGACGACGACCTGTGGTACCTACCAATTTCTTTTTACTGAATTTGAGACTCTAAACAAATGAATTGTTCTATGAATCTGATATGAAAATAGAATAACAATAACTAGTTAGCTCTTTGTCGCAAATTCGTCTGCATAGAATtcgtaattatttcccatttcAATATTCAATCTATACCACTCCcttatatttatgaaaatatctGGATGAAATTATTTGTGTGTGTTATGTCTTTGTACCAAAATTTACCAGTTGGTTTAACCCGTTATTGGTGAAAACGCATTTTCcctagttaaaactagttttcaatATCGCCTCAGTGAAAACGTTTGTGCATTAGtgagttaaaactagttttctgtAAGGCTTCGGTGAAAACTATAGTTTTAACCGGGATTTTTCACAAAAAactaattttcactaaaaccgGGTTATTACGGTGACATAGGTACACATAAAATCAACGAACTCACTAAATTTTTCAGAAATAGAAATGTGTAGTTATCAAAATATATTCTAATTATAAACACATCCTGATGTTGTTTTTATGTCAGAGCAATAACAAGTGTGACAAATAGTCTGGGTCAACAGAGGCCGACCCTTGTCCAATCGTACCTATAGTACTCGCTGGTTATTCGTCGCCTTCCGGCCACTTGACCTTAGATAGACGCTGTTGCTATGTGCAGTGCACGAGTACTCCTACTTGTTTCACAAATCTTTTCTCTTAGCTGTAAGCTCAATCTAACATAAATTGATATCGAGATGCATAGCTACTGGGCGTAATCAGAGATCTAAGTCATACTGGCTGGCCGAGGTTAAGTGATTCAGCAGAGTTGGGTATCGTGAATGACATAGCCCTGTCGACAACGATTTACAACGGGGGGGCATCGTATGTGGTTGATGATATCTGAGATATCTTTATTGACAAATTATGGACCTTAACGTTTATGCTAGAAGATTCAAAATGTAATGAGGGCTTATTTAATGCACGTTTTGAGTGCCCTACTCAAGAACGCTCCATTTCCCAAGTCATGCGTTCACTTGTACCTACCgactaatttatttatattttattgcacaaatatgtaggtaagtacaaatatacaaaaaaattacaaatggcAAACTTAATGCCAAAAAGGCATTATCTACCAGACGATAATTGGGTGATACataaacatatacctacatatacctttttcgatatttttttaaaataaataagtaaatatttataaacgtacGAAAACATATGGTATACTATTACTTATATACTAACTAAGATACATATTactatgtacttacatataatGTATGTAAAACTCCAAGGGAGGCGCGAAACAATCCAGAGATTCGCCGTTGGCGGCACGGCTCACTGCACTGACCGTTCAGGCGCTGTAATTGTAACGTGATTCATTTTACTCCGAAATGTGAGTTAAGTTCCAGTTAAGTCTCTCAATTTAAGAACATGCGAATGGATTGAAATTACACTCAGTAAAAATTGCGACCACACACAAATCtttaatacgattatttattgtaatatcTAAACGAAACTTTTAACTGCCGTTAATGGCATTTCAAAAATTTGGTATCAAACTTTCAGGGCATATTAGATTATTCTATAAGTTTCATAGGTAGTTAGTTAAGTAGTATAAGTTGTCTAATTAAGTCTAATGATAGCTAATGTTAAACAGATAACAGCTAagtttaataatataagtaaggaCTTCATGACAAGCGAGAAATGTGAAAGACAAAAATAGCTAACGATAAACAACATTATTATTAGATGACAGACATTTCTCTCCAAGTCTAGCCACTCAGCAACAGCGATAAATCAGAAGACGTTTAGACAGTGTTatcaaacataattataattgttGTTTTGTATAAGTTATCGATGTAAACAAGTTTTAAGTAACTCCGTACTATGGACCTTCGGGAACTATTTTTAGGCCCGCGTGGAGCCGTTTGATCCATTGAACAGTTGTTAGTTAGACCGAGCGACCGTGCAGTGCCGGTGCAACCAAAATCAGCCAAAAATGAATTCGTTccaatatgtaggtaatttttttaatacacgtaGTTTTAAGATTCTATTTTTTAAAGATACtttataatatgtgacgttaagTAAAAGCTTTTTGTAAGTTTACCTATTAAGAAAGCTTTTTTGGAACAATACCTATTACAACTTTATACCTATTTCCTAACGTGTGTCTAATActtgattttgttttgtttcagttatttattataatggtattattagaaaataattttgcGGCGCCAGCGCAAGAAGAAACGCATCAATACAGGTTGTCCGACCCTGTTAATAAATGCAGCCATCGCCTGTCGCAGATGATAGCGAACTTATGCAATAACATGTACAAAATTGTGAAGAGAGACACACGTTCATCGATAATGATAGGTAAGAAAAGCTTGTATTTATCTTTCATAAATCGGGAGCGCCTTAAAGGCCACTTTGTGCGTTAGCGCGTGGGTTGTGCGGGTGGATTTGGGCGAGTAACACACAATTAGGTAGATATGCTGAATACTAATTCAGCAAACTTCTTtctaagcaaaaaaaaatattgttgtattttattcGTTAGGTATTCTGCTACTCCTGCTAAAGACGAAAGTGTAACTAAGACGATTTCAtgattttataattatgtataataatataattttattacaaaatgaaatgtaaatagatacagaaatttacaaacttataactaggtaaatataaaaattaagggtattatatgctattaggccattatgtattatatatatgtatatatatatatatattaatggATATTTTCTTATATAATTTTTTCAATGTCAGGATCTATGTCACTTTTTCTGGTTACAAGTAATTTTccagaaaatacgatggaaaacaattatgcactacatctataTATACCCTAGACTttgtaaaatcaaaaaataattaaagtaataatCACATTCAAAAGCAAAGCAATTGACAATCACTGACGTCGCATTGCATTGCAAATATAACGGTTAAAAGATAAAACTGTCATGTGCGTTATAAGcgtgttttatcacgctgtgtGTAAACTAATTTAAATGTAAAGATATTTTTGTAACACTCAATTGTAAAGATGAAAAAAGTATGTACAGTCGAGGTCAAAGGACCTCGACTGTACATACTTTTTTCCCGCGTTTGTATTCccattcatacatttttcgtCCTATTCGTCTCTACTCTCTCTCTAAGCACGAGgtgtctaatggctcctctacacgatgggccaacgccggccactccaagggacgcatttataaaTGCGTTAGAGGcagcaagtgatattgttatctcagtctaccgcatggctgcgtcccttggagtggccggcgttggcccatcgtgtagaggagccataataaagTTCAATAGGTCTTTGAATGCCTTTGCCCGGAGAATCCACTGAAAGTACCTACTTTGCCCAGACGATAGCATGCCATTCACACTTTACCCACCTTTATCGTCTGCTACTCACTAACACTCTATAATATATGTTGTCAgaaagataattcaataatccttCAACTCGGCATGAACTGGGAACACCCGTTTTGTTATTTTGAGTACGTTTTATGACAACTATGTATACGAGAGGCGTTTTCGGTGCATTAACCTAATGATAAAGaaggtttattatttaaagtcaaagtaaaatatactttattcatgtaggcctaagcaacaagcacttatgaagcACTTATtctagtatttttatttgtgtattctatctgccgtattcgaacttcaagatattcacaagagacgacacgtactaaatccattctagatacgttagtttagatatcaactagttctcttttgcagcgcaactcgggcaaccaatgtcacttttacgttagatagagtaagatatctattagatgtgaattggatctctaagtcatatcctgtggaaatcgttcaagagtatctcctgaatcgcgcaaatgtcatacctatttgacaggttagatcttaaacatatcgttatcgtatcttggtgatgtctaaaagatatctaatagatgtctatttcaaaatccgaatcgggccctatatGTAGTTTATCAGTATTATTAGTTGTTCAGTTGTTTTCCattgttctaaataaatacctatgttctccttgcaccatttttacatgtctctgtttggcccgatggttgactggtagataatgccaataggcattaagtccgccatttgtacattatttttatgttttgtgcaataaagtttaaataaataaataaacgttttacataatatataaatctTAAGCTAATtgtcagagcaatttattgatgttaatattattctatagtaatattggattattatacagatcaaatcaaaaataggccaaatacatatgatcacatgatttctggacgaccccTTACAAGAAACACATTTTATAGAGACATAAAAGGTAGGCCTTGGAATTCACACAAGAGTAACTGTAAAACTGAGTCTTGATAATTTCATGAAATGGAGGTTTATATAGtgaaaataattaatggaaCCAACATATATaagtgtaaataaataacatggAGGCGTAAGAACTTTCAGACCTATATCATAACTAGCAGGTCCCAATCTGTTTTCGAGGGTTGCCCGGACCTTGCAAAACTTTCTTATTCTATCCACACGTcgataccttttttttttacgtgGTTTAATGCATTTAGGCATTCCGCCTAG contains:
- the LOC134664815 gene encoding bombyxin A-3 homolog, whose protein sequence is MNSFQYLFIIMVLLENNFAAPAQEETHQYRLSDPVNKCSHRLSQMIANLCNNMYKIVKRDTRSSIMIDKLVPEDLHEHVKRARLKRWRRVRRQVAKECCERPCTVSNLLMYCPAESEVVKEHPDIFG